CTACCctaaaagatttatttgagagagggagaaagccaaAGCATCCTTGGCACTTGAGATGGCCAGAtattgaactctggacttcatgcttgagagtccaacattttatttaCCGCATCACTTTCTGGGTACCCAGAGAACCTTTTAAGTTAACAATACCAAAACCCTACTTCAGACCACTTAACTCCTTCTGTGTAGACATTGGCCACATGTTCTGATTGAGACACAGCAGCCTTCTAAACACTCCTCCAATTGCCATAgttgtgcctttctttctctttctttctctctctcttgagagGGGGTAAGAAAAACATTGAAGTAACAAAAAACATGGGCCAAGGGTCAGAATCCTGGTGATCTTGGTCAAACCAGTTCCCCACCCATGGTGACTGTAGTCTGTCTCTTCAGCACCTGAACCTGGAGCCAGTGGGTTGACACTGTTGGTGACAGAGCTCTCTTCCCAGAATCCCCTCAGTCCAGTGTCTTGTCCATGCTCTCCCAGTCACCTGTCCAGGAAACCCCTTCTGAAGATCTGTAAGTCTTCATACAGGTTCACTGCTCTGAGTATGAGAGGAGTGTGATCTTTCCTGATGTGTGATTACCTTCCTCCTGGGCCTGCAGAGTGTGCTGTGGGTGTATTCCCTGCCCTGCTACAAGCTTGTCCAATGGCATCACATCTACCCCCAATTTGTCACTAGATGATGGATCTTGCTTTTTCTATGTAAGGGACTGCCTGTATGTGCACAGCAGCTTTTAGCCACCATCtgttgtctgcaaaacacccgCACAGCACTCACTTCCTACAGTCctctgctctaccagctgagctatcagaGGGGGCGAACACTCACCTTCTACTCTCTGGGGTTTATTCATCCTGAaaagaaaaggcttttttttaaaattgttttctccATGAAAAGATCTGAATTAAtgtgctgatttttttaaaaatatttatctactaactaaagagagggagaaaaagaaaacaaaaacatcattctggcacatgcagtgctaaagattgaactcaggacctcatgcttgagtgcagTGCTATAGTCACTATGCCATCCCCTGGGCCACTCAGCTTACTTATCTTTAAGAACTTGAGTAGGTCAAGAAGATGActgtgttagagcacaggatttgcatgcctagggccccagaggtcccatgttcaacccccagcactatcataaaacAAAGCTGAATGGTACTCTAGCCtctcctcttccccaccccccagtaaAAAAATGATAGTCTTTTGCAATAAGAGAACTTGAAGCTTGTGGCTCAGTAGTAGAACTTGTACCTTGCCTAGGTCAAGACCCTGGGTTTAGTCCCTAACaccataaaaaatgaaataatgctctcaggagtcaggtggtagcacagcgggttaagcacaaggaccggcataaggatcccagttcgagcccccggctccccagctgcaggggagtcgcttcacaagcggtgaagcaggtctgcaggtgtctatctttctctcctcctctctgtcttcccctcctctctccatttctctctgtcctatccaacaatgacgatgacatcaataactacaacaataaaacaagggcaataaaaggaaataaatattttttaaaaaagaaagaaatagtactGTCATCTTGGTTTCCCTCAAAAAACAGGCTTAAGAAGAACTAAGGAAGTAAACTCAAATCCAGAAGTCCCTTTGGAACATTTGTGCAACATCTGTCTGAGTATCCCTTGTTATTACACAGATGTTCCATTTGTCTTCTGGCTTGATCATTCCAGCCAGCCCAGGTACTTATGTTCCTAAATGAAAGTTTCCACATGTGAGCTGTTACATCTCCTTCTCcagcttctctcccccccccccccgtgtgtgtgtaaaatctttttattgactcagtattggatagagacagagagacacctgcagcactgcttcatcactcaaagctttccccctgcaggtggggaccagggacttgaacctgggcacttgtgcactataatgtgtgtgcttaagcaggtgtgtcactgcctgccccctctcccccacccagcttctCTTGTGTGTTTCCTTCTTGGGAGAATTCCCACACCTCTTTCCACTCTTTGTGGGTTATGTATGAGGCGTTACAGGAACTGTAAATAGGTGGACCTGTGAGACTTTCCAGACAGTTGTTCCCCAGCACAGTAGCCACCCCGGTGTGAGAATAGGACATGTGGTCTGCCAATACCAGTCTTCCTTCCCTGCTCTTCTTCCTGGGGATCTTTGTAAGTGTGGAACTCCAGAAGTCTGCTGAGAATGCCAGGCCCACCCTGCTTCAAAAGCCTTGGGGCCTCAGTCTTAACTGAAGGGAAATCTAAGCTGTTCTTGTGTCCCCACATTTCTCAGCCAGCTGTCACCTGTCCTTATTAGAAACCCTGAGACTTGGGCCTTCACATTAGGCTATCTCCTTTCTACTTGCACATCCTCACTGCAACCTGCAGTCAGTGTGCCTCTTCCCCTTACCTAGCCCATGCCATTTGTTGCCTCTCTGTACAGATTCAGGAATAACACACAACCCTGGATGATGGTAGCATCCCCTTTGTGGGCTTCTTGGTCTGTAACTCAGTGGCAAGCTTCTGGAAATTATGGCTGGTGTCTCTTCTGCCCTCTCCAGTGCCCTGCAAAGGAGAAATGCCCATAACTCAACAGACACCCGTTGCTGTTCCCACGGGTTGGCAGCTCTGACATTGATTTGCTTCCCACCAGGTAAGGCACCTGTATATCTGTGACTTCCACAAGAATTTCATCCAGAGTGTACgaaataaaaggaagaggaagacaagtgatgatggtggtgattcTCCTGAACATGATACTGACATTCCCGAGGtaaaagcacatggaccagagaggCTGGGGAAGGGGTTCTTATCTAGTCCTACTCTCTTGTAGGGCCTGCTTTTTGTGGactatcatacacacacacacccacacacacacacccctctttgttttattgtggGTCTATTTGAACAGTGAATCCTAAGGGGTTGGGAATGTAGATCAGTGGTAAAACACGTTCTTCATATGTTTGAAACCCTCttgttcaacccctggcaccaaaAAAGAAAGGTGAAAGAGATTCTAGTACTACTGTCATATCTAAGAACTGAGAAGTTGCTGGTGTAACTGCTTGTCAGTTTACAGACTAGTCATGTGTCCAAGTTGGGGAGCCATACTTCCTTCCAAAAGTCCCTGACAAATGTAAATACAACCACAATGTCAAGTGTTTTAAAACTTGGCCATTGACTTTAAAATTGGGGGGAGTCATTCCCCACTTTCCTAGTTTTTAAAATGAAGGTGTGGTTTGTCAGTTCTCACAATTTTTGACTGACTTTCCCTCCCAGACTCCTACACTACAGCATATGTGGCCAGATCACTGTTATGGGGGCTGTCCCATGCTCCACAGGGTCCTCAGCTGCACCCCTGTGTTCTCCTCATCAGGTGGAGTCATACCACCGCCCCCTCAGTCATGACAATAAAAACCATCTCCAGACACTGCCAGATGTCCATCCCCAAGGAGACTGAGGCTTCCTGAGCAGAGGCCACTTTCCTGGAAGGTGCCGTGTCTGTTACACACAATTGCAGGGAGGAAGATaggtttttctttctgtctaaatTGTTTTCACTTATAGCTCAGCAAAAGAACTGTTTATAGTGTACATTGAATATTTTACACATGAATATTTCATAAGGCAGCTGCCTGTTAGCACTCAGAGGGAAAGTGACTGTAGAACTAGAAAGAGTGGGTGGGCCtttgtctggggaagtggaagaaacatttgaaaatgtgccctttcccctgcccctccttaTGGTCCTTTCCTAGCATTTGGTTTACTGTGTCTTTCCACTGCCTTTAGTATTGCTGCTATTATTATCTCACAAGGAAATGGGTGTAGCTgatttcttaatgcttttcacaaaaaaagaaaaaaaggtttaaGGAATGTTTTGAAAAGAATGAAGGACTTGGGTCCCTCATATTGatcattcattttgtttttaagtgCTCTCCACCTGCCTGAAGCAAGAACAGCTCTTTTAGAGGCAGGTAAAGGCAGCCCAACATCTGGGCCTTTGATATTTCATGACTGTGcagctctcctctctccctgtgttAGAAAGAAGGGGGGGTCCTTTGCCCTCTATTCTCCAGTCATCTGCAAAGAACCTGACCCACTGCTGTGTCCATTCACACTGGCTAGAGGGTTGTTAAGGAGGCCACTACCTGAGTTCCCTGCCTGGGAGAGAACTGCCCGAGATCCACAGCACTTCCTCCACTGCCCTTCATTTCTACCCCCTCTGTCCAGTCAGCTGTCAGGCCCTATATCTCTTCCTCTAGACTGTCTCTCTGGGTTTACCTTTACTCTTCATGCCTGATGTCCCCTCCAGAGTGCCAGCTCTTTTCTAGACCACCTCTTCTGTCCCTCATTCATCTTCCCTGCACACCATCACCATGTCCATCTACCTGCACTGtcacattccaccttctgcttttTAAGACAAGCTCCCCTCCAGACTCACCTTTTACACCTTCACAATTGTTGTGCTTCCTGTCCCACCTGTTCATCTGCTTGCAGTCCATGCTTATGACCCCTTCCTCACTCCACTCTGCCTCCTTCCTCACAGCCTTTCTGAGCCACCCTCTCCTTAGCTTAGGCTTCACTGCCTCCATCATCAGCCTCTGGGACTACTCTCCCCAGCCAgcactctcttcctctgtcatttCTTCCTCCTAGTCAGTTAACTAGTTCTTCATGGATCATTTGTAAGTCAGCTTTTATAGTCAtgtctgtccccaccccacctggaGTAGAGCTAAGCACACAGTGGGCTCCTGGTGAGGCGTGGCTGATCAGGTAACTTTAACTTGCTGTGCCTCTCTCCTTTCTAGGTTGATCTGTTCCAGCTGCAGGTGAACACTCTACGACGCTATAAACGACACTACAAATTGCAGACCAGACCAGGCTTCAATAAAGCCCAGTTAGCAGAAGTAGGTAAACAATGTCCTCTAAAATAAGATTCAGAATGGTGCTTTTGAGTTCTCTTCCTACCACATATGTCTGTTGATTATAACCCCTGCCAGGGCTCAGTCCCTCTTTTGCACAATCTAGAATATCATAGCTTTAAACCTGGAAAGTCATATTTCCACAGAAGTAACTTTGACACAGAACAAAGAAAGAACTTGCTTTAACCACACAAGTAGTGGCAGAACTATCTGGTTTCTCAGGCTTGACTTTTAAGTCTAGAATGTTCTTCTGTTCATTTGTTTGGGTCTAGTTTTTGCAATATTCTTTGTAGCTATTGTCCTTCCTGCACATCATCAGCTATGTCAGATTTATTGTCTTAAAACCCTCAtttccttgatttcttctttgatgctGGCAATGGAAAAATTATAATGAACAGTTCCCAAGAAAGTTTTCTCTTGCCCTGAGTTCATTGTTAACACAGTTTTTAGGCAGCAGATGCTCTTTTCTCTATTTATAAATGTGCTGACCACCTGGCATGGTACTTAATGGCATTGTTTGGGCATTCTCTCATCCTTCTTTTCTCTGAGTTTTTCTATTATAGAAaaatggggggagtcaggctgtagtgcagcggattaagcgcaggtggcgtgaagcgcaaggaccagcgttaaggatcctggtttgagccccagctccccacctgcaggagagtcgctaaacaagcggtgaagcaggtctgcaggtgtctatctttctctccccatctctgtcttcttctctccccatttctctctatcctatccaataacaatgacatcaataaaataacaagggcaacaaacagaaataaataaattaagtataagaaaaaaagaaaaatggggggccaggtggtggcacacctggttgagtgcctatgttacaatgcacagggatccaggtttgagcccctagtccccacctgcaggggggatgctttgtgagtggtaaagcaggggtgcaagtgtctctctctatctccctctctatcacccccttccctctcaatttctggctgcctgtatccagtaagtaaagataatatatatatttttttaaaaaaaaaggtttaaaagggttattaaagaaagaaagatgggaggGTAAAATGCAGTTCTACCATCCTAagagtttctcttctctgtcccaGCCACCTCTGTCCaagtagagatttttttttttttttaaccagagcactgctcagctctggcttatggtggtacgggggattggaactttggaacctcaggcatgagaatctgtttgcatagccattatcctatctacccctaccccaagCAGAGATTTTCCTTTCAGGATCAGACCCTCTGGAGCTGGGAGTTTGGGCTTTCCCCAAGAGATTTCTTGTTGCCTTTTATTTTCCTAAACCTCCCCTTCACCAGATATAATGGGCACACTGCCTTCCCTTTGAGATGACATTGTTTCTTTGCTGGTGTCAGCCCTGGTGGAGGGGAAGGGCGAGGGTAAGTGGAGGCCTTGTGTTCTCAGGACTTTAAATATGAACCCAGAACATGCAGAAAATgataactttttcttttaatctcaTGTGTCCAAGAAACAGTTATATTAGTTAAGTGAGTTTTTGGTCAGACACATCTGTTTAGTTGGCTATTCCTTTGATAGAAAAGGACACTTTCTACCCTGTTCCAGAGCCTGATCAGTTATGGTAGATGCAAGCCAACGAGGGAGGGCCAGACTCTGCCTCTGTGAGGGTGACTGAGGTGATGCCATGATAGGCAATTGGCTGCCCTAGAAATGAAATTGCGCCTTAGGGGTGCTGTGGCTTAAGAGTGCCTGGAAGTTTGGAAACCAAACCACCTACCTCCTGGGACAGAGAGTGCTCTGCCTTCTGCAGCAGACATAGCCATAGCTCTCCCCTGTTTTGGGAGCCTCTTCCTGTTCTTCTTGCACAGCTGGGAATTGGCAGCCCTGGTTTTTACATGTGTTCATGGACTCTCTTTGCCCTCGTATAGACTGTCAGCCGACACTTCAGGAACATACCTGTGAATGAGAAGGAGACCCTGGCCTACTTCATCTACATGGTGAAGACTAACAAGAGCAGGCTGGACCAGAAGTCAGAGGGCAGCAAGCTGGAGTGAGGGCATAGTGCCTCTACAAGGAATGGATGTAATCCTAGACCTCCAGGTGACTCCTGCCAGGGATAAGCCCATAAGGACCGTTAAATTTTATTGTAAATAAAAACTTTGAATGATGAATACTGTAAATCTTTGTGGTCAGGAGGATTGTATACTTATGATTCAGCATGTGTGTACAAAGACTTTCATTTAAGACAACTCCTAGACTGAAAAACAAgctcactgaaaaaaaatgaaagaaaaacctaTGTATTACAGCATCCAACAAAGCATTAAGTCGATTCTACTGGAAATGTGGGAGAGGAGTGTCTGGGCAGTCACCTTCTAAGACTGTGTAGCCCTGAGTGAGACAGTGGGGAAAGTGGTGATGGGCTGTTGGTGTTGCCCATGCATGAGCTGACTGGCCCCCTACTGGCGCACAGACACCCCCTCTTTGTAGAAAGCTGTGTTGCTTATCGGCAGGTCAATGTGGCACTGGTGCCTTTGCTGGCCTGTTCCTGGTACCCAGTGGGCACTCAGTATCTGCTGGCTGACCAAGCTGTCATTGGTGCTGCCAGCACCTGCTTCAACCCTCCTGTTCATGAAACCGCTGCCCTTTTCTGTCGCTTATCATGTACCTTCCAGAGTGTGGAGGAGATCTTAATGTGCCAGCAGAAGTGATCAGGCCGGAAGTGGACTTCTGGGCAGCGGCCTGTGCCGAGCCACATGTGTGGAGGCTCCAGAGACTCCAGTGCTGACAGTCTCACAGACAAGTCTGCATGCACCTACCCCTCCATCTCTGGGGTAAACTGTTGTGAATTCAGGCCTTATTCTGGGCCACAAGTGACAGGGTTGGGAGTATATATTAAAAGGTTGGGGGCCAGTGTTTTCAGAAGTACAAGTCCTTAGTTAACAATTACTAAGGTAGCCGCCCAAGATCATGTGGTTTGTTTGTGATACCTGCTCAGAAGTCTAGCACTggggtggaaagtctgacttgcCCTGTCCTCTGGGCCTCAGGAGTTTGAGCAGCAAAGGTCAGTGCCATCTGATGCTCATTTTATGAGTGCTTTTGACTCCCTTTAGAGGGGAAAGATAgctaaaatgatttttaattatTCATAATACCTGATTTTTTATGTTAAAAAATTCAGATCCTTCTATCTAATTATGTCAGAGCCAAAGTATCCTTTGAAAAAAAGCTTTATATCCAAAAGCATGCTTTTGCAAATTTTTCTAATCAGTGTTTTAGACAGAGGGTGTAGGTAAGGGCTGGGGAAAAAAGAACTTGCATTTTAACTTCTGACATACACTGTCATACACTGTTGTCAAGAAGTAATTGGTTTATCACCCAGTTTCAGTTCTGAGCTCTTAAGCCTTAAGGAATCAAAGGAGCAGCAGCTGCCCCAACTGGCTGAGAATTAGTGTCTCAGAGCTGGCCTCACTTGACCATCCACACAGGGGTCGGCACTGAGTGGCACTGTACAAGGCAGTGGTACATCCCAAGCTCTGGCTTCTCTGGTGCAGAGTCACACATTTGGATGGACATGCTGCCACTTGCACCGGAATATGGTGTCTGTTGCAGCCAAGCTTCTCCAGTGTTCACAGTGCATGTCTAGCAGATTGCAGCCTTTTAAATATGTGTAAATGAATGTACATAGAACATCCTCCCAGGGGGCCTTCTCTTAGCACACCTCCTGGCTGTGGACAGCATGGCAGGTGCTCTCCAAATATTCTCAGCGAGGATTTAGAGATGTCTCCTTACTTAGAGCTGAGGGCCCCTGATCTGCAGCAGCCAGGAGGCTCAGTGGTGTGGCTTTTCCTGAGAGACCAAGTCAGGAGTTCTGAAGACTTCGCCTACCTGCCCGCTGGGTGGGTGGGAGCATTTTCTCATCAGGCTGGGCTTGGGAGCAGGTAGGGCTTGAAGGTTACAGAAGTGGTAGCCTGCTCTCTGGAATCATCCATTTCTTAATTAGAAAGACAAGTGAACCTTTCTGATGTTGAAATGAAAATCGTTGCTGTGTAGGTCCTGTCCCTGTGTCTCTAACAAGTCAGCAGCACATTTTTGTACAAGATATGTCATTTGCACCCCTCTGTCTGCATGTGTTTGTTAAGAGCTCTCGTTCCAGAGGGGCATCTGGGGATCCTGCCTGTCTCCAATAAGATACTGGTATCTTTTCAACTTTTGAGATCAGGTCAGGTGAGAGAAAAGACAAAGCTGTCTGAACTTGGGTTTTCCTTATGTGCAGAAATCTGTTCTTTCATCAAACCACTGAACCACTTGCCTTAGCCTCCTGTGCAGTTTCCCATGGTTTGGCATGCCTGGCATAAGTGGCCAGGCCCTCCAGAGCCACCAGGCCTGGCAAGCAGGGGGCAGTGGGCTTGAGGAGCAATGTTCCTCCTGGCTGCCTGCGTTTCTTTACCAGCAGGTCTCTTCACCTATCACATGCAGCTTTGCCTTCTCTTGGTGCTCCTGGCAGAACTGGAATCCAAAACCCAGAACCAGTATCACGTCCTGCCTCAGTTCTGGCTGGTCAGGGTACTTTTATAAGCCTGGAACATTGTCTTATGGAGATGTCACTATCCTGCCATTCATGTTGCTCTGATTCAAGGttgatgtttgtttttgtttttaatacagATTTAGTTTGGTGGAATCCTCTTAGGTTGGCAACAGCATGTGAGATCTTAGTTTAGTCCCATGAAAGACTGAAAGCCAAAGGATTTTAACCCATTCTTATGAGATGAAGGGAAATCTCTCTTTACACATTAGCACCTCCAAGATGTGAGGTGCCCCTGCCCTGGCTTGACATTCCCCCCTTGCTCTGCAAAGTCAGCAGTGTTTGCACCTAGAAAGTATTATCAAACCATGGCATTTCAGCTGTTTGGTGTGAGCCTTCTGTTTAAGTCTTGAAGGTATCTGCCTAGTGGGAGGGATTCCTGCAATGCAGCTCATGGAGGGTGTTTCATTCTCACAGTGATAGGATTCTGCAGTTAGGAAGGACTTCTAAGTCATCCAGTCTAGTCTCCCCATAGGTGCTGCAATCCTGCCCACAACTGTTTCACCCAGAGTCTAAGCAGCCTGGGCTTACCCACCTCTGAGGGCAGAGAACTCACTACCTCCTGGGAAGCCTGCTGTCTCTGCCAACCTCAGCTATTCTGTGCTCACTTTCATTTCCATCTCAGCCTCTGCCCATGGGGGCCATGGTGGGACAAACCCCACTTGGCTGGCACTGCCCCAAGACCCAGGTGTGCACTGTAAGGAAGGGCACACTGGGTCCCAACTCCTCCCCTCAGTTTGGGCTGATTTTGTTCATCTTTTGGGGAATGTTGAGAAAACATTCATGCTGAGAGGTCAGCCTGGGTGCTTACCTATTCTTGCTGACACTCCCAGAGGGGGTTGCTactgctgggggcggggggggggggggaatatgtAAGTCTTGATCTTCTACCCCTGGTTTTGCCCCCTCAAAAGTAGATGCTCCTGTCATTTTGGGTTTTAAGACATTGTTGCTCTGTGACCTTAAGATTCCTGCAAGCACTTCATACCTTGAGAAAACGTTCAGGGAGAAGGTGAAGTACCGCATTGTCTCTATATCAGAACAAGTGCCATGTTTTCAAGCTGGAAAGCCTGAGAAAGTTACAGTTGCCAGTTCATTCATTTTCAGAGATGGAAAAAGCCACTCGACTTGGTTGTCTGCTCACTAACTTTGCAGCTAGATGTGAGCACACCCTCAAGCCCTGCAGCTGAGTAGAGCTTCCCAAggcctgcctggcccccacaactgTCTGTGCAGCTCTGGCTGAGCGATCTGATTAGGACAGCAACCAGTCAAGATTGTATAAGGCATGGCCAGGGAGAACAGACCTAGCCTGTAATTTCAGGTCAGGGCTTGAAAACGTGGCAGGAGATGAAATGTTGTCCTGGGCTTCAGTGGTCATGTAAGGGACCTGGATCATGATCTATTGACGAGACTTCTGGGGGGCTGTGCCTGAGTTCTTGGCTGGTCACACAGTAGAAGGCTGTCCTGGGAGGTGGATAGTTTTGTCATTAGGCTATTTCTGAGTAAGGGGGAAGTTGGTGTGCAGTTCAAGATGGAATCCAGCCTTGTCTGAAGGTTGGAGTGTGTCCCCTCACTCCCTTTACCCATCCTGCCTCTTACCCCGACCCCCTTGTTGCTGTTACACAGCACCCACTCTGCCTGTGACAGATGCTGTTGCCCACATTGCCATTCGACATGCCATCCAAGTCCAGGTGTGTTTCTTTCCATGTTGTAACTGCCTTATTGAAAAGCAAGTGCCCTTCCATCCCAGGCCTCCTCATGCATACTGTACTTGTTTCCTGCCAAATGTGGGGGATCATATGTATTTAATTTTGTAACCTCTGACTCTGTACTGTTGAAAGGCTTGCGACTGTGAGTACTCTTCAATGTGTGTGACATTAAATGTTGCAGTATCACGATACAGCCCACCTTCTGCTCTCAATAAACAGTCTGAATGAGTACCAGGAGACCTGCTGTTGTCCTCTTTGAATGTCAGGTTTCCTCAATTGTGAACAATCCCCAATGATGGTCCCGCAGAGTGTGGACCCAGAGCAACCATGGGGAAGGGGATTGGCAGCCTTACTCCTTAGAGTGCAGCTACCTGCATGAACTGAAGCCCTTGAATTGAAAACAAATGAGACCCCAAGCCCTTGTGGGACAGAGCCCCCTCCCTGATTCCCTGACTCAAATGTCAGTAGTGCCTCAAATGTCATACCATGCCTCTGTCCTCAGCAGAACGCAGTACAGTAAGTagtctcctttattttattagttaaatAGAGCTAGCTCTCAGGTTTCAAATAGAACTGAAATACATATAAGGAGGTATATTGATACATTGGTGTAAATGTGGAGGCTGACATTCCTCAAGGTTCTGGGGTGCTAATTGGTGGGGATCTGGGTTCACTGAGAGTACACAGCATTAGTGATAGACTATTACTGAAGGAAactgcctttttttaaaagatttatttatttatgaaaaatggagaaagaaccagagcatcaaccTGGCACACATGATGCTGGGGGTCAGTCTCGGGACTACTTgctagagagtccagtgctttatttcactgagccacctccctgaccacaaggAGGCTGACATTTAGATAAACCCCTAATAGGTTTCCTTTAGAAAAcagaagtattgcaccaaagtaaaggactgaggtgggtgctgaggggagctttcaggtccagGTACActatagtggaggaggacctaggctggaagtGAATGTTtagtagaaaattgagaaatatggcactcatgtatcaacaactatatttactgtaaactgttaatcccccaTACAAAAGAGAGagtgttagtgcagtgggttaagcccaggtggtgcaaagcgcaaggacctgcataaggatcccagtttgagtccccggctccccacctacaggggagtcgctcctctgcaggtgtctatctttctctccccctctctttcttcccctcctctctccatttctctctgtcctatccaacaatggcagcaataacaataataactacaacaataaaacaagggcaacaaaagagaataaataaatattaaaaaagaaataaagaaaacaaggcaGTCCCAATGTTCACACCACACTGTCTTCCAGTGAGGAGTAGCCTAAGTATTGCCTCCACACTTGCCTGTCCCCCTGGTCCCTTCTGGCATTTGAGTAGCAGCTTCACTCGGAACCAGACGCCCTTTTTCAAAGGAGACCTTTAGAATGTGGAACATCAGGCCATAGGTCAGGTGTTTGTGACAGTGGCTCTCCACCCCATCAGAATCCTTTAGGGACTATTACAACACTAATCCCTGGGCCCAGACTGTCAGAATGAATAGTCTAGGCTGAGCACTGGAGCAGAAGGGCTGAGATTCCCCCAGGTAAGTAAGTTCAGTAGTCACCAGGACTGCAGTCTCCCAGTCCAGCAACCTTGTCTTCATCTGGAATAATGGTCACAAGTTCCCAGTGGAACCTGCCAGTGAGACTCACTGCACTAAGCCCTGGAGGATTTGTCTGCATATGTAAGTTTAGAGACCACTGACTCCCAACCCTTTCAAGCctgaagagagaaaagaactaCATCTCACCTTACACATCTCAAGTCACACCAGAGCCTGAATGGATGTGGTGGTGTGGGCAGTGTTCCAGATAGATTGAGAATAACTCAATGCTTGGTGTGAAGGAGACACTCCACACATCTGGGATTGAATTTTCCCCTTGggtggtgagatagcataatggt
Above is a genomic segment from Erinaceus europaeus chromosome 9, mEriEur2.1, whole genome shotgun sequence containing:
- the SAP30L gene encoding histone deacetylase complex subunit SAP30L isoform X1; protein product: MNGFSTEEDSREGPPAAPAAPGYGQSCCLIADGERCLRPAGNASFSKRVQKSISQKKLRLDIDKSVRHLYICDFHKNFIQSVRNKRKRKTSDDGGDSPEHDTDIPEVDLFQLQVNTLRRYKRHYKLQTRPGFNKAQLAETVSRHFRNIPVNEKETLAYFIYMVKTNKSRLDQKSEGSKLE
- the SAP30L gene encoding histone deacetylase complex subunit SAP30L isoform X2, with amino-acid sequence MNGFSTEEDSREGPPAAPAAPGYGQSCCLIADGERCLRPAGNASFSKRVQKSISQKKLRLDIDKSVRHLYICDFHKNFIQSVRNKRKRKTSDDGGDSPEHDTDIPEVDLFQLQVNTLRRYKRHYKLQTRPGFNKAQLAEVDCQPTLQEHTCE